In one Notolabrus celidotus isolate fNotCel1 chromosome 1, fNotCel1.pri, whole genome shotgun sequence genomic region, the following are encoded:
- the LOC117820263 gene encoding potassium voltage-gated channel subfamily D member 3-like, translating to MATGVAAWLPFARAAAIGWMPVANCPMPIAPRDNTKRKDELIVLNVSGRRFQTWRTTLDRYPDTLLGSSEKDFFYNEESKEYFFDRDPDAFRSILNFYRTGKLHYPRHECISAYDEELIFFGIIPEIIGDCCYEEYKDRKRENLERLQDDQEENKDMKLPNMTLRETMWRAFENPHTSTMALVFYYVTGFFIAVSVITNVIETVPCGSTSNQKDMPCGERYTVAFFCMDTACVMIFTVEYLLRLFAAPSRYHFMRSVMSIIDVVAILPYYIGLVMTNNEDVSGAFVTLRVFRVFRIFKFSRHSQGLRILGYTLKSCASELGFLLFSLTMAIIIFATVMFYAEKGSSSSKFTSIPASFWYTIVTMTTLGVFAHVG from the exons ATGGCGACCGGTGTAGCAGCATGGCTCCCTTTCGCCAGGGCAGCAGCCATCGGCTGGATGCCTGTCGCCAACTGCCCAATGCCCATCGCTCCGAGAGACAACACCAAGAGAAAGGATGAGCTGATCGTTCTCAACGTCAGCGGCCGTCGTTTCCAGACCTGGAGAACCACTCTGGACCGCTACCCTGACACGCTACTGGGCAGCTCTGAGAAAGACTTCTTTTACAACGAGGAGAGCAAGGAGTATTTCTTTGACCGTGACCCTGACGCCTTCAGGAGCATCCTAAACTTCTATCGGACAGGGAAGCTGCACTACCCACGCCATGAGTGCATCTCTGCCTATGACGAGGAGCTGATCTTCTTCGGCATCATCCCTGAGATCATCGGCGACTGCTGCTATGAAGAGTACAAAGACAGGAAGAGGGAGAATCTGGAGAGACTGCAGGATGATCAGGAGGAGAACAAGGACATGAAACTACCCAACATGACCTTAAGGGAGACCATGTGGCGGGCCTTTGAGAACCCCCACACCTCCACCATGGCGCTGGTCTTCTACTATGTCACTGGTTTCTTCATCGCGGTCTCCGTCATTACAAATGTGATTGAGACCGTTCCGTGTGGATCCACCTCCAACCAGAAAGACATGCCATGTGGGGAACGCTACACAGTGGCGTTTTTCTGCATGGACACAGCCTGCGTCATGATCTTCACGGTGGAATATCTATTGCGTCTGTTCGCCGCACCTAGCCGCTACCACTTCATGCGCTCGGTGATGAGCATCATCGATGTGGTGGCCATCTTGCCGTACTACATCGGCCTGGTGATGACCAACAACGAGGACGTGAGCGGCGCCTTTGTGACGCTGCGTGTGTTCAGGGTGTTTCGCATCTTCAAGTTCTCGCGTCACTCGCAGGGCCTGAGGATCCTGGGTTATACGCTGAAGAGCTGCGCCTCAGAGCTcggcttcctcctcttctcactCACCATGGCCATCATCATCTTTGCCACGGTGATGTTCTACGCAGAGAAGGGTTCCAGCTCCAGCAAGTTCACCAGCATCCCCGCCTCTTTCTGGTACACTATCGTCACGATGACCACTCTTGG AGTATTTGCCCATGTTGGATGA